The genomic segment GACAGCCTGTCGCCGACCGGCTCGGTGCTGGACCCGCTGGGTGAGCGCGAGATCGAGATCCTGCGCCAGTTCGCCGGCGGCGCCACCACCGAGGAGATCGCGGCGCATCTCAATCTCAGCGTCAAGACCGTGCAGAACTATCACTACCTGATCAAGTCGAAGACCGGCGCGCGCACCGATGCGCAGCTGGTGCGGCTCGCCGCGACCTGCGGGCTGACGAGGATTTAGCTGCAAAGCTGCCGCACAGCCCTCGAGGGCGCTTCAATCTGCTGAACGAAATTGGAACGGTTCCGATCCAGCCCCGGTTAGTACGGCAGAGAAGGAGTAAAGGGTCATGAGTAAGGGTCACCCCAAGGCAATCGACCATCCCCCGATCATCACCGTAGGCGAGCTCATCGACGAACTTTGCCGCCTGCCGGACACGGCCATCGTCCACTTTCGCTGCCCGATGTTCGATCAGGAACTGACATTCTACCGGCTTCGAAGGCGGTCAAAGGACGCCGTCGAAATCGCAGTCAATGCCTATCCGGATAGTCCTCCGGTCGTGCCGTCGTCCGATCCTGCCTTCCACACGCGAAGACATTCGGCACCCTCGCTCCGCGACGGCGCCGCTCTCCAGAAGACGCGAGGTTGATTGAAAGACCAGGGTGTGAAAGGCGGCCTTAGGCCGCCTTCAACCCACGCAGCAGCAGCGCCAGTGTCGCATCGACGCGCGCGGAGAGATCGGCGTCCTTCCATTCCTCGGCATGAGCCGGATGGTGGAAGCGGACGGTCGCATCGAAGATCGCGCGCGCGGTCGCCTTGACGTCGTCCACGGCGAATTCGCCGTTCTTCACGCCGTCGCTCAGGATCCCCGCGATCTGGTCGATCATGGTGTCCTTGTGGCATTTGACGGCCGCGCAGGCCTCGCGGGCCAGGGTTAGATAAGTTTCGAACATCTCGGGATCGTCGAGCACGCGCGAACGCTTGGCCGCGAACAGGGTGCGCAGCCAGCGGTCGAGCCTGTCAGGCGCGGGCCCCTGCTCCTGGGCGATCGCCAGCAGCGGGGCATCGATGCGGTCCAGCCAGCGCTTGGCAACGGCCTCGCGCAGCGAGGCCTTACTGGGGAAATGGCGGTAGACGCTGCCGTGGCTCACATCGAGCGCACGGGCAACGTCGACCACGGTGGCCTTGGCAAGTCCGTAGCGCCTGAGCACGTCCTCGGTGACTTCGAGGATCCGCTCCGGCGTCAAGACAACGGCTTCATTCATGCCAGCACCATGTTCCCGTTAGGGGCTCAGTTACCCGGCAGTAGGGCTGCTTCCGAAGCGACGCCCGTGCCGGTCGTTCGGAAAGCCTATGCCTTAATGAGGCAGTTTTGCAGCCTGCGCCGCGATCTGGCGCGCCACCAGCAAATTGAGCCAATGCCCAATCGCGCCGGTGAAATTGAGGATTTCGGTCGTCATTGTCCAAGTCTCCATTCGTCCGCGGTCCCGTTCTTCAATCCGCCCTCCGATCCGCTGTGGATGTCGGGCTCCCCGGGGCTGTCGCGGGACGCCCAATCGGAGCGTCCGGGAACGGATATACACATCTCGCTGACAGATTTCAATATCTGTCAGTCAATGATCCGTGATTGACAGTTAATATCTGCGCCCAGGCGCCGCCATCCCGTCCGGCCGGTCCGGTGGAAAGGTCGGCGATCCCCCTCTCCTGAAGGCCCAGATCGTTTGTTTCGCCCTGCCCGCTCTGTTAAATCACGGCGTAAAAAGCATTTTGGCCGGCGCCGCCCTTTTCGGGACCGCCCGCCCACCTTCCTGGAGCCGCCCAATGATCCCCCGCTACACCCGCCCGGAAATGGCCTCGATCTGGGAGCCGCAGACCCGGTTCAAGATCTGGTTTGAGATCGAGGCGCATGCGGCGGACGCTCTCGCCGAGCTCGGGACCATCCCCAAGGAGGCCGCCAGGACGGTCTGGGCCAAGGCCAAGGACGCCGTCTTCGACGTCGCCCGCATCGACGAGATCGAGCGCGAGACCAAGCACGACGTCATCGCCTTCCTCACCCACCTCGCCGAGATCGTCGGCCCCGAGGCGCGCTTCGTCCACCAGGGCATGACCTCCTCGGACGTGCTCGACACCTGCCTCAACGTCCAGCTCACCCGCGCCGCCGACCTCTTGCTTGCCGACCTCGACAAGGTGCTGGCCGCACTGAAGAAGCGCGCCTTCGAGCACAAGATGACGCCGACCATCGGCCGCAGCCATGGCATCCATGCCGAGCCCGTGACCTTCGGCCTCAAGCTCGCTTATGCCTATGCCGAGTTCACGCGCGCCAAGGAGCGCCTGATCGCGGCACGCAAGGAAGTCGCGACCTGCGCCATCTCCGGCGCCGTCGGCACCTTCGCGCAGATCGACCCGCGCGTCGAAGAGCACGTCGCGAAAGCCATGGGCCTGGTGCCGGAGCCGATCTCGACGCAAGTGATCCCGCGCGACCGTCACGCCATGTATTTCTCGACCCTCGGCGTGATCGCCTCCTCGATCGAGCGCATCGCGGTGGAAATCCGCCACATGCAGCGCACCGAGGTGCTGGAGGCCGAAGAGTTCTTCTCGGAGGGACAAAAGGGCTCCTCCGCGATGCCGCACAAGCGCAACCCGGTGCTGTCGGAGAACCTCACCGGCCTGTCCCGCATGGTGCGCGCCTATGTGACGCCGGCGCTGGAGAACGTCGTGCTCTGGCACGAGCGCGACATTTCGCACTCCTCGGCCGAGCGCATGATGGGCCCCGACGCGACCGTGACGCTCGACTTCGCGCTGGTGCGCCTCGCCGGCCTGATCGACAAGCTGCTGGTCTATCCCGCCAACATGCAGAAGAACCTCGACCGCCTCGGCGGCCTCGTGCATTCGCAGCGCGTGCTGCTGGCGCTGACCCAGAAGGGCGCCAGCCGCGAGGACGCCTACAAGCTCGTGCAGCGCAACGCCATGCCGGTCTGGCGCGGCGAAGGCGACTTCCTCCAGCTGTTGAAGAAGGACAGTGAGGTGAAGAAATATCTCACCGACGCCGAGATCGAGGAGCAGTTCGACCTCGGCTATCATCTCAAGCACGTCGACACGATCTTCAAGCGCGTGTTCGGCGAGAGCTGAACTTCCCGTCATTCCGGGGCACGCGAAGCGTGAACCCGGAATCTCGCGCTACAATCTCGAGATTCCGGGTCCGATGCTGCGCATCGTCCCGGAATGACAAGAGACCACACAAGAAACGGATTCCCTCATGCCCATCGTCAACCGCGTCGCCGCCCTCTCCGACGAAATGGCCGCCTGGCGCCACGACTTCCACGAGAACCCCGAGCTGCTTTACGAAGTCCACCGCACCGCCGGCATCGTCGCCGATCGCTTGCGCGAATTCGGCTGCGACGAGGTGGTGACGGGCATCGGCCGTACCGGCGTGGTCGGCGTGATCCGTGGCCGCAGGTCGGCATCCGGCAAGACCATCGGCCTGCGCGCCGACATGGACGCGCTGCCGATCATGGAGACGTCGGGCGTGCCTTATGCCTCAAAGGTCCCCGGCAAGATGCACGCCTGCGGCCATGACGGCCACACCGCGATGCTGCTGGGCGCGGCCAAATATCTCGCCGAGACTCGCAATTTCGACGGCACGGCCGTGATGATCTTCCAACCCGCCGAGGAAGGCGGCGGCGGCGGCAAGGCCATGGTCGAGGACGGGCTGATGACGCGCTGGAACATCCAGGAGGTCTACGGCATGCACAACATGCCGAACCTGCCCGAGGGCCATTTCGCCACCACGCCCGGGCCGATGCTCGCCTCCTCGGACAACATCCAGATCACAGTTCGCGGCAAGGGTGGCCACGCCGGCGCCGGTCCGCACAAATCGGTCGACAGTGTGCTGATCGGCTCGCAGATCGTCAACGCATTGCAATCGATCGTGGCGCGCAACGTCGATCCGCTCAAGTCCGCGGTCATCTCGATCACGCAATTCCACTCCGGCACCGCCTTCAACATCATCCCGGAGGTCGCCGAGCTCGCCGGCACCGTGCGCACGCTCGACCCCGACGTGCGCGATCTCGTCGAGCGCCGCATCGGCGAAGTCGCCGACAGCATCGCCCGCGCCTATGGCGGCTCGGCCGAAACGAAATACACGCGGATGTATCCGGTGACGATGAACCATGCCCGCGAGGCCGGCCTTGCCGCCGACGTCGCCCGCGACATCGTCGGCGCCGACCGCGTCAACGACAAGTTCGTTCCGATGATGGGCGCCGAGGACTTCTCCTTCATGCTGGAAGCACGCCCCGGCGCGATGGTGCTGGTCGGCATGGGCGACGGCAACGAGTGCCACCACCCGGCCTACGTCTTCAACGACAACATTCTGGGCCACGGCGCCTCGTTCTGGGCGCGCCTGGTCGAAACGCGGATGCCGGTGGGGTAGGCTCACATTCTTGTAGTTACGGGGATGAACGCAGCGACATCTTAGGGTGACGTGAGATTATCGGCGCAGATGTCCCGCACTCGCCGCGATCATCCTGCTCGCTGCATACCACTCGTTCTGCACGCTAGTTGCATATCTCCGTAGTATACGTGGTCCCTCTGCTCGACTCTGTTCCAAGACGGCATCCCTTGCCGACCGGTCTACAGACACGGTTATTGCAGATAATCTGACCGGACGCTTGCGATTTTGGTGCTGCAGATTCCGCCTCTTTCCTGTCCTGATCGCGCTTCCTCGGTTCCTCGCGGGTCGCGACCGGCTTCTTCTCTTGCACCTTCTCGCATTCGTTGTCGTCGCCGACGCGATAGCCGGCGCGGCAGGTGATCTTCACGCATTGGTCGCCGTCGGCCTTGAAGCCGAAATTGCACACCAGCGGACAGACCCGTCCCGGCTTCGCCTTCAGCGCGTCCAGCGCGTCGATGCTGGCGAGCTTCACGTCGAACTGGGTGCCGGCGTATTTGTTGAAGAGCGTCAGCGAACGCTGCGCGGCCGAGCTCCACTCGCCCTCCGCCGCTGAGGTCAGGCAGCCGACGCGGCGCAGTTCGCTCTGCACGGATTTCGTGAGTTCGGCCGCGGATAAGGTCGTCTTCGGCCCCGGCGAGAGCGCAGCCACTTTCTGGTTCTCGACTTCGGGCATCTGCCGATCGGCGGCCGGCTTTGCGCCCTGCTCCGCTTTCTCGGCGGCCTGCTTCGCGGCCAGCTCGGCCTTGGCCTTCTCCGCCGCCTGTTTCTCTGCGAGCGCTTGCGCCGCCGCCGCCTCGGCGGTCTTGCGCTGCTTCTCGGCCGCTTCCGCCTTGGCCTGTTCGATCTGCTTTTGCTTCTCCGCAGCGATTCGCGCCTCCTCGGCGGCCTTGGCCGCAGCAGCAGCCTTCTCCTGCTCGGCCTTCTGGGCGCGCTCGGCGATCAGCCTCGCCTTTTCCTGCTCGGCCGCCTTGGCCTTTTGCTCGGCAGCCACGCGGGTCTCTTCGGCACCGATCTTGTTCAACTGTCCCTTGGCGAGGTTGGCATAGAAGCCGTCGGGATACGCCGCCAAAAAGGCTTCCCAGGCATCGCGCGTCGCAAGCTGGAGCGCGAGCTCGTAGTCCCTGCGAACGGCGTCCTGCGGGTTTGCCTGCGGACCGGTTGCGGCCGGCTTCACCACGAGCGGCACGTCGTCGCCGCCAAGCGAACCGTAGACGTAAGGCTCCTGCTTGTAGCCGGTGGTCTTGAGCACGTCGTCGCGTACGAAGCCGAACGCCTTGCGCAGATCGAGGCCCGGCTTCGGCAGGTGCTCGACCAGCGCGGTAGCAAACGGACTGTTGCGAGAATCGCCGTCGGATGCGGTCGAGCCGGCCTTCGCAGCGAAGGCAATCATCGTATTCGGGCTGGTTGGCTCCACCTTGGCGAGGCCCCGTCCGATCGCCCGCGAGGCCAGCGTGCGCTTCATCGTCTTCGCAAACGGGTTATCGCGGCAGGCATCAAGGATGATCAAACGCAGCTGCTTGGCGGGCTCGACTGCGAACAATGCGCGCTCGACAGGGATGGTCTCGTCGAGAACGTCGCCATCCGTCTCCAGCGTGGCGTCGGTCGGAATGAGATAATTGTTGCCGTCGAGCTCGATGCCGTGGCCGGCATAATAGATCACCGCCATTTCCGCGTCGCGCGACCTGCCGGCGAACTCGCGCAACATGCGCCGCATCTCGCTCGCACTCAGATCTAACCGGACGTCGACGGAATCGAAGCCCGCCTTCTTGAGCATGCCACCGACCAGGGTGGCATCGTTCACGGGATTGGTGAGCTTGGGCGCGCTCTTGTAGGCGGAATTGCCGATGACGAGCGCGACCCGCCGATCGGCATGTGCCGATCCGCAGGCCAGCAAGGTCGCAAAAATCAATAAACCAAACAGCCGAAACGGAATCACTTGCGTCCCCCCGGATGCAATTCCCTGAGACTATCCGGAGCATCGATGAAAGCCAAATTTTCCTATGTGAGGTCGATCACATAAACTCCTCGATTGCGGCTTATGGCTAATGCAGTCGGGCCTCGCCCCACAGGCGCGGCGCGAGCTTGGTCGATCCGACGTGCCATCATACCTATGCCTGCACCACCTCGTGGCGCATCACGAAGGGTGCGAGCAGCGCGTGGACCTCTGTCTCCACCGCTTCGCGCTGGCTCGCCGGCAGGCCCGTCAGCGTCACGGTCGCGATCGAGCCGTGGCTGCCGTGCGGACCGACCTTGACCTTGCAATCGATGCCGCGCTCGACCAGCGGCGCCAGCACCTTGGTGAACACGCGCGCGGCCGCATCCCAGCGCAGCTGCGGCTTGAACACCTTGCCGACGCCCGTCACCGGCATCGGGTCGATCGGGATGACCTGCACCGGAACGGCGGCGCGTTCCGGCGTGCGCTCGCGCACCCAGGCTTCCAGCTCGCCCGGCTCGACCTTTGCGCCGGGCTTCAGCTGCACGTAGCCCACCGGCAGTTCGCCCGCGTAAGCATCGGGCTGGCCGACCACGGCGGCGAAACCGACGGCGGGATGGCGGAATATGATCTCCTCGATCGGCGCCGGATCGATGTTGTGGCCACCGCGGATCACGAGATCCTTGGCGCGGCCGGTGATCCAGAGATAGCCGTCGGCATCGAGCCGGCCGAGATCGCCGGAATTGACCCAGACCCCGTCGATGAAGGCACCTTTGTTGTGCTCGTCATTGAGATAGCCGCTGAACACGCCGGGGCCGGCCATGATGACGACCCCGATCTCGTCCGGCTTGCAGTCGCGGATCAAGCGGCCGTCAGCGTCGAGCTGCACGATGCGCACCCGCGCGTAAGGCATGGGAAGGCCGACCGAGCCGAGCCGGATCGGCCGGTCCGGATAAGCGAGCGTGTGCACGCTGGAGGTCTCGGTCATGCCGTAGACCTCGACAACCGGCAGCTTCAGCTTCTCCTGAATCGCCGAGCCGACCGCGACCGGAATCGCCGAGCCGCCGCCGGCCGCATATTTCAGGCTCGAGATATCCGCATTCCCCGGCGGCACCGCGAGCGTCGCGGCGAGCACCGTCGGCACGCTCGACAGCGCTTCGGGCTTGAAGCGCGCGACGAGCTGCCAGATGTTCTTCACCGCATTCGGGTTGCGCCAGCCGCTCGGCGACAGCACGACCAGCGAGCCGCCGCTCGACAGCATCGTCAGCACCTGCGTCAGCGATCCACCGACGTGAAACAGTGGCATGCCGAACAGCAGATTGGCGCCGGGCTTCCCCTTCAACAGCAGATTGAGTGCCCAGGCCTGATAAACCTGGTTGGCATGGGTATGCCGCACCAGCTTGGGCGTACCCGTGGTGCCGCCAGTGTGGAAATAGGCGGCGATGTCGCTGCCGCGAATCTTGCGTCCGCTGACGAGCCGATCCGACGGCTGCTGCTTGATCAGGTCGCTGAAGGCGAAGATGCCATTGGCCGGATCGCCGCCGCCGAACACCTGCACGATGGCCTTCAGATGCTTCAGCTGCGGGCGGATCTGCTCGACCTTCTGCCAGATGTCGGTGCCCGGCATCGGCCCGAGCGCCACCAGGATCTTGGTGTTCGCAGCTTCCAGGATTTCGGCGATCTGGTGCGGCTCGAGCAGCGGATTGACGGGATTGGCGATGCCGGCGGCCTCGGCGCCGAACAGAGTGACGAACGCATCCGGCACCAACGGCAGCATGAAGCTGATGACGTCGCCCTTCCCAGCGCCGAGCGCGTGAAACATGTTGGCGGCCTGGGTGACGCGCGCGATGAAATCGCGGTGCGTGACGACCAAAGGCGTGTCGGCGGGATCGGCATTTTGCAGGAACTGGATCGCCGCCCCGTCGGGATTGCGCTCCGCACCAAGCCTGATGGCGTCATAGGTGCTCTCGGCCGCGACGCGGTCGGCGTAGGGAACCTGCTCGAACGCCCGGACCTCCTCGTCCGTGAGCAGAGCCGGATAGTCGTTGCCGATCAACCGATCGAGCGCGTGGATGCCCGCCATGAAATTCCGTCCTCCCTCAGATGCTTGTCCCCGCCACGTATCTTTTGACGTTTTGGTTCGGCGAAGGGCTCGGCCTAATGCCCGGCCGACCCGGACCAGAATGATGGATGATTTCCATTTCGTCCATTGCCCAGCCGCAGTGACGCTTGAACCTGTGCGGCTGATCCGGGGACCAAGAACTGGCACTGAATTCGCCCGCCAGCGCCCTGCCGCAAGACACGAGGTCACCATGACGATGCCCCTGCGGAACCGGATCACACGGCTGATCGCTGCGTTTGCGACGGTATCGGCGATCGCCCTGCCCGGCGTCGCGCTTGCCGACAGCCAGCTCGACAAGGTGCGCGTCAAGGTCGCGGCCTTCATCGCCGACAAGATGGAGAAGCTGGGCGGATCGCGCATCGTCTACAGGGTGGACGCCGACGCCTTGCGCGAGGCGGTCGTCACGGATTTGCGCGACGACGTCTACAAGATCCTGCGCGAGGGCCGCATCGCGTTCTCCGGACTTGCGATCCGCGACGGCGGCGTCGACGTGAGGATCGCGGACGCCAAAGGCCGCGAACAGCTCACGCGCAAGCTCGTCGCGGCGGCGGAGGGATTGCCCACGCACGCGCTCACCGTCACCGACGCCGGCGACGGGCTGCTCAGGCTCGCGCCGACCGATGCCGCATCCGCTGCGCGGCTGCGCGATCTCGTCGAAGATTCCATCGCCATGATCGAGCAGCGCCTCAAGGACGCCGACGTCAAGTTCGCCAGCGTCCAACCTGAGGGGACGGACCGCATCCGTATCTTCCTGCCGGGGATGATGGAGCCCGAGCAAATCACCGCAATCTTCGCCAGGAAGGTCAAGGTCGGCTTCCGCCTGATCGACCTCTCGATGTCCGCAGAGCAGGCGCAATCGGGCACGCCGCCGGCGGGCACGGAAGTCCTGCTCGGCTTCAAGGACCAGCGTCCTTATCTCGTCGCCAAGGACAGCGCGCTCGAGGGCGGCGATATCAGCTATGCCGGCCCGGGACTGACCGGCGAGAGCAAGGAGCCGATCGCCTCGTTCCGCTTCAACGGCCGCGGCACGCGGCGCTTTGCCCATATCACGGCAGAGAACGTCGGAAAGCCCTTTGCCATCGTGCTCGACGACAAGGTGATCTCCGCTCCCGTGATCCGCGAGCCCATCACCGGCGGCTCCGGCCAGATTTCCGGCAATTTCACCCTGGAGGAGGCCAACAGCGTCGCCATGCTGCTGCGCGCCGGCTCGCTGCCGGGGCGCCTTGGTCTCGTCGAGCAGCAGGTCGTGCAACCCGCCGCCAAGCCGTAAGCGAAGGTCCCCTTCGCTGTCGCCCAGCCCCGTCCGCGACGCCCGATCCTCCGCGGCTGGCCCGAATCACGGCCTCCGCGGCCAGACGCGCAACCAACGGGCAATTGCCGAAACGCCCGATCAGGCTAAAATTTGCCTCTTGCGGCACGATGGCCGGAAGCGTCATTCAAGCGGTCGTCATTCGATTTCGGCTATACGGGTGCCGACCAGGACTGAATGCCTTACGTGGGGTTAGTACCATGCCGTCCGGCAGCGCAGACATTTCGTCGATCCTCGACCGCATCCTCGAGGCGGCCACGGACAACCTCAGGATCGCGAAAATCCTGGTCCAGATGGGCCTCGATCCCGACAACGTCACCTACGACGCGATCTTCAATCGGCTGCTGGAGATCTTTGTCCACAACATCACGTTCGCCAATTTGTTCGCAGCGGTCGGCGCTGGCTTCTTCGTCGCCACCCTCCTGATGCGGACGATGGTGCCCCTGCGGGTGGCCAACATGATCGGCTGCGCGTTCTTCGCCGCTTTCGGCGCACTCACCGCCAACGTCGCCACGTTCCTGCTCTATCTGCTGCTGCTGCCGATCAACGCCCTGCGCCTGCGGCAGATGCTCAAGCTGGTCAAGAAGGCGCGGCATGCGGCCGAAGGCGACATGTCGATCGAATGGCTCAAGCCGTTCATGACCGAACGCAGATATCGCCGCGGCGACATCCTCTTCAAGCTGCGAGATCCCGCGCAGGAGATGTTCCTCACCGTCACCGGCAAGTTCCTGGTCAAGGAGATCAACGTCGAGATCCTGCCTGGAGCGCTGATGGGCGAGCTCGGCTTCCTCACACCGGACAACCGGCGCACCGGAACGGTCGAATGCATCGAGGACGGCCAGGTGCTGACGATCACCTATGACCGGCTGCTGGAGATCTATTTCCAGGATCCGCAGTTCGGCTATTACTTCCTGGTGTTGACCAGCCAACGCCTGTTGCAGAACATCGACCGCCTGCAGAAGCAGCTGGCATCCGAGCGCGGGACCACCACGAACAGGATCGCGTGAGCGCTGCCGCTCAGCTCAAGAGCAGCGCCATGCCGGGATCGCCCTTCTCCATCGCGCGACGGTATGCCGGGCGGGCGCCGATGCGGCCGAGATATTTGACCACGTTCTGACAGCGCGCGAGATCATAGGGCTGGAAATAACGCATCGTGGTGAGCGAGAACACCGTCATGATGTCGGCAGTGGTGAAGGCGCTGCCCGCCAGATATTCGGACTCGCGAAGCCGTGCGTCGAGAAGATCGTAGGCGCGGTCGAGGCGCCCCTTCACGGCGAGCAGGGTCGGGTTGTCCCTGGCGAGATCGAGCCGGCTTAGGATCATCATCCGCCCCATGCCGGGCTGCAGGGTGCCGTTGGCGAAATGAAGCCAATACAGAAATTGGGCGAAGGCGGGATCATTGGGACCGAGCACGAGCCGGCCGTTGCCGTATTTAGCAACGATGTAGTCGACGACGGCGCCGGATTCCGCAAGCACCAGCTCGCCGTCGGTGATGACCGGCGCCGTGCCGGCCGGATGCAGCGCCTTGTACTCGGCCGGCGCCAGCATGGTCGCGGCATCGCGCGTGTAACGCTTCATCTCATAAGGAATTTCGAGCTCCTCGCAGAGCCAGACAATGCGTTCGGATTGCGATTTACCGAGATGGTGGACCGTGAGCATGTTGCTTTCTCTGCGAGATCGCCGACCGGCGAAACGCCGTCTTGTTCCGCGGCTAGTGT from the Bradyrhizobium sp. WBAH42 genome contains:
- a CDS encoding TetR family transcriptional regulator, giving the protein MNEAVVLTPERILEVTEDVLRRYGLAKATVVDVARALDVSHGSVYRHFPSKASLREAVAKRWLDRIDAPLLAIAQEQGPAPDRLDRWLRTLFAAKRSRVLDDPEMFETYLTLAREACAAVKCHKDTMIDQIAGILSDGVKNGEFAVDDVKATARAIFDATVRFHHPAHAEEWKDADLSARVDATLALLLRGLKAA
- the purB gene encoding adenylosuccinate lyase: MIPRYTRPEMASIWEPQTRFKIWFEIEAHAADALAELGTIPKEAARTVWAKAKDAVFDVARIDEIERETKHDVIAFLTHLAEIVGPEARFVHQGMTSSDVLDTCLNVQLTRAADLLLADLDKVLAALKKRAFEHKMTPTIGRSHGIHAEPVTFGLKLAYAYAEFTRAKERLIAARKEVATCAISGAVGTFAQIDPRVEEHVAKAMGLVPEPISTQVIPRDRHAMYFSTLGVIASSIERIAVEIRHMQRTEVLEAEEFFSEGQKGSSAMPHKRNPVLSENLTGLSRMVRAYVTPALENVVLWHERDISHSSAERMMGPDATVTLDFALVRLAGLIDKLLVYPANMQKNLDRLGGLVHSQRVLLALTQKGASREDAYKLVQRNAMPVWRGEGDFLQLLKKDSEVKKYLTDAEIEEQFDLGYHLKHVDTIFKRVFGES
- a CDS encoding glutathione S-transferase family protein; translated protein: MLTVHHLGKSQSERIVWLCEELEIPYEMKRYTRDAATMLAPAEYKALHPAGTAPVITDGELVLAESGAVVDYIVAKYGNGRLVLGPNDPAFAQFLYWLHFANGTLQPGMGRMMILSRLDLARDNPTLLAVKGRLDRAYDLLDARLRESEYLAGSAFTTADIMTVFSLTTMRYFQPYDLARCQNVVKYLGRIGARPAYRRAMEKGDPGMALLLS
- a CDS encoding preprotein translocase subunit SecD, which produces MTMPLRNRITRLIAAFATVSAIALPGVALADSQLDKVRVKVAAFIADKMEKLGGSRIVYRVDADALREAVVTDLRDDVYKILREGRIAFSGLAIRDGGVDVRIADAKGREQLTRKLVAAAEGLPTHALTVTDAGDGLLRLAPTDAASAARLRDLVEDSIAMIEQRLKDADVKFASVQPEGTDRIRIFLPGMMEPEQITAIFARKVKVGFRLIDLSMSAEQAQSGTPPAGTEVLLGFKDQRPYLVAKDSALEGGDISYAGPGLTGESKEPIASFRFNGRGTRRFAHITAENVGKPFAIVLDDKVISAPVIREPITGGSGQISGNFTLEEANSVAMLLRAGSLPGRLGLVEQQVVQPAAKP
- a CDS encoding M20 aminoacylase family protein, which translates into the protein MPIVNRVAALSDEMAAWRHDFHENPELLYEVHRTAGIVADRLREFGCDEVVTGIGRTGVVGVIRGRRSASGKTIGLRADMDALPIMETSGVPYASKVPGKMHACGHDGHTAMLLGAAKYLAETRNFDGTAVMIFQPAEEGGGGGKAMVEDGLMTRWNIQEVYGMHNMPNLPEGHFATTPGPMLASSDNIQITVRGKGGHAGAGPHKSVDSVLIGSQIVNALQSIVARNVDPLKSAVISITQFHSGTAFNIIPEVAELAGTVRTLDPDVRDLVERRIGEVADSIARAYGGSAETKYTRMYPVTMNHAREAGLAADVARDIVGADRVNDKFVPMMGAEDFSFMLEARPGAMVLVGMGDGNECHHPAYVFNDNILGHGASFWARLVETRMPVG
- a CDS encoding caspase family protein, which codes for MIPFRLFGLLIFATLLACGSAHADRRVALVIGNSAYKSAPKLTNPVNDATLVGGMLKKAGFDSVDVRLDLSASEMRRMLREFAGRSRDAEMAVIYYAGHGIELDGNNYLIPTDATLETDGDVLDETIPVERALFAVEPAKQLRLIILDACRDNPFAKTMKRTLASRAIGRGLAKVEPTSPNTMIAFAAKAGSTASDGDSRNSPFATALVEHLPKPGLDLRKAFGFVRDDVLKTTGYKQEPYVYGSLGGDDVPLVVKPAATGPQANPQDAVRRDYELALQLATRDAWEAFLAAYPDGFYANLAKGQLNKIGAEETRVAAEQKAKAAEQEKARLIAERAQKAEQEKAAAAAKAAEEARIAAEKQKQIEQAKAEAAEKQRKTAEAAAAQALAEKQAAEKAKAELAAKQAAEKAEQGAKPAADRQMPEVENQKVAALSPGPKTTLSAAELTKSVQSELRRVGCLTSAAEGEWSSAAQRSLTLFNKYAGTQFDVKLASIDALDALKAKPGRVCPLVCNFGFKADGDQCVKITCRAGYRVGDDNECEKVQEKKPVATREEPRKRDQDRKEAESAAPKSQASGQIICNNRVCRPVGKGCRLGTESSRGTTYTTEICN
- a CDS encoding Crp/Fnr family transcriptional regulator — its product is MPSGSADISSILDRILEAATDNLRIAKILVQMGLDPDNVTYDAIFNRLLEIFVHNITFANLFAAVGAGFFVATLLMRTMVPLRVANMIGCAFFAAFGALTANVATFLLYLLLLPINALRLRQMLKLVKKARHAAEGDMSIEWLKPFMTERRYRRGDILFKLRDPAQEMFLTVTGKFLVKEINVEILPGALMGELGFLTPDNRRTGTVECIEDGQVLTITYDRLLEIYFQDPQFGYYFLVLTSQRLLQNIDRLQKQLASERGTTTNRIA
- a CDS encoding acyl-CoA synthetase, encoding MAGIHALDRLIGNDYPALLTDEEVRAFEQVPYADRVAAESTYDAIRLGAERNPDGAAIQFLQNADPADTPLVVTHRDFIARVTQAANMFHALGAGKGDVISFMLPLVPDAFVTLFGAEAAGIANPVNPLLEPHQIAEILEAANTKILVALGPMPGTDIWQKVEQIRPQLKHLKAIVQVFGGGDPANGIFAFSDLIKQQPSDRLVSGRKIRGSDIAAYFHTGGTTGTPKLVRHTHANQVYQAWALNLLLKGKPGANLLFGMPLFHVGGSLTQVLTMLSSGGSLVVLSPSGWRNPNAVKNIWQLVARFKPEALSSVPTVLAATLAVPPGNADISSLKYAAGGGSAIPVAVGSAIQEKLKLPVVEVYGMTETSSVHTLAYPDRPIRLGSVGLPMPYARVRIVQLDADGRLIRDCKPDEIGVVIMAGPGVFSGYLNDEHNKGAFIDGVWVNSGDLGRLDADGYLWITGRAKDLVIRGGHNIDPAPIEEIIFRHPAVGFAAVVGQPDAYAGELPVGYVQLKPGAKVEPGELEAWVRERTPERAAVPVQVIPIDPMPVTGVGKVFKPQLRWDAAARVFTKVLAPLVERGIDCKVKVGPHGSHGSIATVTLTGLPASQREAVETEVHALLAPFVMRHEVVQA